Proteins encoded by one window of Chondromyces crocatus:
- a CDS encoding serine/threonine protein kinase — MASPSFAPELFGDFLLVQRLARSPMAEVLLAVRLGDRSGRTFVVKRPVLGERASGRAAQAISREAEVLEAVRVPGLPALEAAGAMAGLPYIAQEHVRGVPLDELLARVGRLPSVAAAAVGRDLARALSALHAAGWVHGDVTPSNVIVDDAGEARLLDLGIARHIGERRAEVAGKPGYVAPEAALPGAASTAEDAFGLGVVLAECVLGRRLFPERDLVEAAARADTPREVATLEQALPGLSPALARRPEQRPSLTVLCERLEQLPVDRGVLADLVARASEPVSPDLTPTAPMVVAGRVERTLVDADLDASGEGRPTSDPLIGGALAGAALAGSADARVTQAQSALTPAEYADAARAGASFAEGVTSERSAREPFSAEQPVDAHPLARANGTHRSDAAHGFDEDAVPAPPRGPAPSDPARAGRVPLDVDGGARAGATAASPAPAAPRLPWVALTLAFTLVLIVGVLLGRSMSRQGPGKLSIGGPLPRRAQIELDGKPFSMPIGDAAPLSPGSHTLAIVLPRGVRREYTFQVRPNEHIVILQSNRREDLEGEGSP; from the coding sequence GTGGCTTCCCCATCCTTCGCCCCGGAGCTCTTTGGCGATTTCCTGCTCGTCCAGCGGCTCGCGCGCAGCCCGATGGCCGAGGTGCTGCTCGCGGTGCGGCTCGGTGACCGCAGCGGGCGGACGTTCGTGGTCAAACGACCGGTGCTGGGAGAGCGGGCGTCGGGGCGGGCGGCGCAGGCGATCTCGCGGGAGGCAGAGGTGCTGGAGGCGGTCCGGGTCCCCGGGCTGCCCGCGCTCGAAGCAGCGGGCGCGATGGCGGGGCTGCCGTACATCGCGCAGGAGCACGTGCGCGGGGTGCCGCTCGACGAGCTGCTCGCGCGCGTGGGGCGGCTGCCCTCGGTGGCAGCGGCAGCGGTGGGGCGGGATCTCGCGCGGGCGCTCTCGGCGCTGCACGCGGCGGGGTGGGTGCACGGGGACGTGACCCCCTCGAACGTGATCGTGGACGACGCGGGGGAGGCGCGGCTGCTCGACCTGGGGATCGCGCGGCACATCGGGGAGCGGCGGGCGGAGGTGGCCGGCAAGCCGGGGTATGTGGCGCCCGAGGCGGCGCTGCCGGGCGCGGCGAGCACGGCGGAGGATGCGTTCGGGCTGGGGGTGGTGCTGGCGGAGTGCGTGCTCGGGCGGCGGCTCTTCCCGGAGCGGGATCTGGTGGAGGCAGCTGCGCGCGCGGACACGCCGCGGGAGGTGGCGACACTGGAGCAAGCACTGCCCGGGCTGTCGCCTGCGCTGGCGCGGCGTCCGGAGCAGAGGCCGTCGCTGACGGTGCTGTGCGAGCGGCTGGAGCAGCTCCCGGTCGACCGAGGCGTGCTTGCCGACCTGGTGGCCCGCGCGAGCGAGCCGGTGTCGCCGGACCTCACGCCGACGGCGCCGATGGTGGTCGCAGGGCGGGTCGAGCGGACGCTGGTCGATGCGGACCTCGATGCTTCCGGGGAAGGTCGGCCAACGAGCGATCCGCTGATCGGGGGTGCGCTCGCTGGGGCGGCGCTCGCAGGATCTGCAGACGCGCGGGTGACGCAGGCGCAGTCCGCGCTCACCCCAGCCGAATACGCCGACGCCGCCCGCGCAGGAGCTTCCTTCGCCGAGGGGGTCACCTCCGAGCGGAGCGCACGCGAGCCCTTTTCCGCCGAGCAACCGGTGGACGCGCACCCCCTCGCGCGAGCGAACGGGACGCACAGGAGCGACGCAGCGCACGGCTTCGACGAGGACGCCGTGCCAGCACCACCACGCGGACCCGCACCGTCCGATCCAGCGCGCGCGGGGCGCGTTCCCCTCGATGTTGACGGGGGCGCACGCGCGGGCGCGACGGCGGCTTCTCCGGCTCCCGCGGCGCCACGGCTGCCCTGGGTGGCGCTCACCCTGGCGTTCACGCTGGTGCTGATCGTGGGCGTGCTGCTGGGGCGTTCGATGAGCCGACAGGGGCCGGGCAAGCTGTCCATCGGTGGGCCACTGCCGCGGCGCGCGCAGATCGAACTCGACGGCAAACCGTTCAGCATGCCGATCGGCGATGCGGCCCCGCTGTCGCCGGGATCGCACACGCTGGCGATCGTGCTACCCCGCGGGGTCCGCCGCGAGTACACCTTCCAGGTGCGTCCCAACGAGCACATCGTGATCCTCCAGTCGAACCGCCGCGAAGATCTGGAAGGCGAGGGGTCGCCTTGA
- a CDS encoding sigma 54-interacting transcriptional regulator encodes MIPAPPAGSRRGPVTEVIDAQTGASIRRIRKLRVVVVDAPDARDQGLAFVFAQDEVRFGTSPDADVPLRDPAVSREHLAVRLGPHGFSLADLGSTNGTFVGDLRVERVAIGDDTLVRLGNTVLRLEPLSETVDQELSPRARFGRMMGASAAMREMFALLERVAASDLTVLIEGETGTGKELAAEGLHEASGRAGALVPVNCGAIPRELLESELFGHEKGAFTGAVRERPGAFLAADRGTLFLDEVGELPLDMQAKILRALERREVKAVGSDRTRTVDVRIVAATNRSLAREVQAGKFRQDLYYRLAVVVVRVPPLRTRLEDIRLLVDHIQDEVSRRRAAVGQPPIAPLDETAIAMLTRYDFPGNVRELRNIVERWAVLGAMAAPGDPMVGERREVEVRPREAGGSSGGVATGRSGLEEELLRLPYHEAKDVWVERFERAYVEAILAQSGGNVSKAARDAGVDRRHLQRLMGRFGLKASE; translated from the coding sequence TTGATCCCGGCACCGCCTGCAGGGAGCCGACGCGGCCCGGTCACCGAGGTCATCGACGCCCAGACGGGCGCCTCCATCCGTCGGATCCGCAAGCTCCGGGTGGTGGTGGTCGACGCACCCGACGCGCGGGATCAGGGTCTCGCGTTCGTGTTCGCGCAGGACGAGGTGCGCTTCGGGACGAGCCCTGACGCGGACGTGCCGCTGCGCGATCCGGCGGTGTCACGAGAGCACCTGGCGGTGCGGCTCGGTCCACACGGGTTCTCGCTGGCGGACCTCGGATCGACGAACGGGACGTTCGTGGGGGACCTGCGCGTCGAGCGGGTGGCGATCGGCGACGACACGCTGGTGCGGCTCGGCAACACGGTGCTGCGGCTGGAGCCGCTCTCGGAGACGGTGGATCAGGAGCTGTCGCCACGGGCGCGCTTCGGTCGAATGATGGGCGCGAGCGCGGCGATGCGCGAGATGTTCGCGCTGCTGGAGCGGGTGGCCGCGAGCGACCTGACGGTGCTCATCGAGGGGGAGACGGGGACGGGGAAGGAGCTGGCCGCCGAGGGGCTGCACGAGGCGAGCGGTCGCGCAGGCGCGCTGGTGCCGGTGAACTGCGGGGCGATCCCGCGGGAGCTGCTGGAGAGCGAGCTGTTCGGGCACGAGAAGGGGGCGTTCACCGGCGCGGTGCGCGAGCGACCCGGGGCGTTCCTGGCGGCGGACCGGGGGACGCTGTTTCTCGACGAGGTGGGGGAGCTGCCGCTTGACATGCAGGCGAAGATCCTGCGGGCGCTGGAGCGGCGCGAGGTGAAGGCGGTGGGGTCGGACCGGACGCGGACGGTGGACGTGCGCATCGTGGCCGCGACGAACCGCTCGCTCGCGCGCGAGGTGCAAGCCGGGAAGTTCCGGCAGGATCTGTACTACCGGCTGGCGGTGGTGGTGGTGCGGGTGCCGCCGCTCAGGACGCGGCTGGAGGACATCCGGCTGCTCGTGGATCACATCCAGGACGAGGTGTCGCGCCGGCGGGCCGCGGTGGGTCAGCCGCCGATCGCGCCGCTCGACGAGACGGCCATCGCGATGCTGACGCGGTACGACTTCCCGGGGAACGTGCGCGAGCTGCGGAACATCGTCGAGCGCTGGGCCGTGCTGGGCGCGATGGCAGCGCCAGGCGACCCGATGGTGGGCGAGCGGCGCGAGGTGGAGGTGCGGCCGAGGGAGGCAGGCGGGAGCAGCGGCGGCGTCGCGACGGGACGCAGCGGGCTGGAAGAGGAGCTGCTGCGGCTGCCCTACCACGAGGCGAAGGACGTGTGGGTGGAGCGCTTCGAGCGCGCCTACGTGGAAGCCATCCTTGCGCAGAGCGGGGGCAACGTGTCGAAGGCAGCGCGAGACGCGGGCGTCGACCGGCGGCACTTGCAGCGGCTCATGGGGCGGTTCGGGTTGAAGGCGAGCGAGTGA
- a CDS encoding nuclear transport factor 2 family protein — protein sequence MHWRGALLGPALVGLALLGCNPSAASVETTREAVGKILDDWHAAAAMANEERYFSLLTPDAVFLGTDAKERWNKEAFRAYAHPHFERGKAWRFRSTRRAISVDTSGTVAWFDEDLATDTLGPARGSGVLTLDRKSGAWHIAQYNLAITVPNAQFPAVMQLLTQPMETPVPFQPH from the coding sequence ATGCACTGGAGAGGCGCGCTGCTCGGCCCCGCACTGGTCGGCCTGGCTCTGCTCGGATGTAACCCCTCTGCCGCGTCCGTGGAGACCACGCGCGAAGCGGTCGGCAAGATCCTCGACGACTGGCACGCCGCGGCCGCGATGGCCAACGAGGAGAGGTACTTCTCCCTGCTCACGCCCGACGCCGTCTTCCTCGGCACCGACGCCAAGGAGCGCTGGAACAAGGAAGCCTTCCGCGCGTACGCCCATCCCCACTTCGAGCGCGGCAAGGCCTGGCGTTTCCGCTCCACCCGACGGGCCATCTCGGTCGACACCTCCGGCACCGTCGCCTGGTTCGACGAGGACCTCGCGACCGACACCCTCGGCCCAGCCCGCGGCAGCGGCGTGCTCACCCTCGACCGCAAGAGCGGCGCCTGGCACATCGCCCAGTACAACCTGGCGATCACCGTGCCGAACGCGCAGTTCCCCGCCGTGATGCAGCTCCTCACGCAGCCCATGGAGACGCCGGTCCCCTTCCAGCCGCACTGA
- a CDS encoding MarC family protein — protein sequence MPDLLSHFLVSLSAVFFIVDPLGIVPIFLAITAGSSPEKMRSTAARACLTAFGMMTFFALFGGAVFKVFGISLSAFRIAGGLLLLMTALDMLRAKPSGTRTTPEETEEGVHKEDVAIVPLAIPLLSGPGALATVVVLMSQGGPGVLPAGAVLLAITITFAASYFILRGAALVQRVLGRSGMAILERTMGLILAAIAVQFVADGALDLLASSRAS from the coding sequence GTGCCCGACCTTCTCTCTCACTTCCTGGTCTCCCTCTCGGCGGTGTTCTTCATCGTCGACCCGCTCGGCATCGTCCCCATCTTCCTCGCCATCACGGCCGGCTCCTCGCCCGAGAAGATGCGCAGCACCGCCGCGCGTGCGTGTCTCACCGCGTTCGGGATGATGACCTTCTTCGCGCTCTTCGGCGGCGCCGTGTTCAAGGTCTTCGGCATCAGCCTCAGCGCCTTTCGCATCGCCGGCGGCCTGCTCTTGCTCATGACCGCGCTCGACATGCTCCGCGCCAAGCCCTCCGGCACCAGGACCACCCCCGAGGAGACCGAAGAGGGCGTCCACAAGGAGGACGTCGCCATCGTCCCCCTGGCGATCCCGCTGCTCTCGGGCCCTGGTGCGCTCGCCACGGTCGTGGTGCTCATGTCCCAGGGCGGCCCGGGCGTGCTCCCTGCGGGGGCCGTGCTGCTGGCGATCACCATCACCTTCGCCGCCTCCTACTTCATCCTCCGCGGCGCTGCTCTCGTGCAGCGGGTGCTCGGCCGCAGCGGCATGGCCATCCTGGAGCGCACCATGGGCCTCATTCTGGCCGCCATCGCCGTGCAGTTCGTCGCCGATGGCGCCCTGGATCTCCTCGCCTCGTCGCGCGCATCCTGA
- a CDS encoding class I SAM-dependent methyltransferase: MPGSLDVRTQYDSIGDEYLRGFEKYDAESRARSYALLPPLTGARVLDIGCGDGTDVAYYLSQGAIAYGIDPSSELIEKARRKAPGARLDVGVGEMLPYADRSMDVITSTYALQTSDDVPKILSEAARVLRPGGQLIYSSKHPLRQFMEKRSGAMGGVNYFQQDIVQWHIFGGAVPLSEPSHTLQEYLSPEVLMRFDIRHFEERSDFPASDRAGNDHYPCYFIMRAVRR, encoded by the coding sequence ATGCCAGGCAGTCTCGACGTTCGGACTCAGTACGACAGCATCGGTGACGAATACCTGCGCGGCTTCGAGAAGTACGACGCCGAGAGCCGGGCGCGGAGCTACGCCCTGCTGCCGCCGCTCACCGGAGCGCGTGTGCTCGACATCGGCTGCGGTGATGGGACGGACGTCGCCTATTACCTGTCTCAAGGCGCCATCGCGTACGGCATCGACCCGAGCAGCGAACTGATCGAGAAGGCCCGAAGGAAGGCCCCTGGCGCCAGGCTCGACGTCGGCGTCGGCGAGATGCTGCCGTACGCGGACAGGAGCATGGACGTCATCACGAGCACCTACGCCCTGCAGACGAGCGACGACGTCCCCAAGATCCTCTCCGAGGCCGCGCGCGTGCTCCGGCCTGGAGGACAGCTCATCTACAGCTCCAAGCACCCGCTCCGTCAGTTCATGGAGAAGCGCTCGGGCGCGATGGGCGGGGTCAACTACTTCCAGCAGGACATCGTGCAGTGGCACATCTTCGGCGGCGCGGTCCCGCTCTCGGAGCCGAGCCACACGCTCCAGGAGTACCTGAGCCCCGAGGTCCTCATGCGCTTCGACATTCGACACTTCGAGGAACGCTCGGATTTCCCCGCCTCCGACAGAGCGGGGAACGATCACTATCCCTGCTACTTCATCATGCGCGCCGTGAGGCGCTGA
- a CDS encoding efflux RND transporter periplasmic adaptor subunit, whose protein sequence is MKKRVLTWILTLAVVGGVVAGIVWKLRSPSEPEYRFETAQVERGRLTSSVTASGTLSALVTVEVGSQVSGRIEKLFVDFNSEVKKDQVVATIEPMLFQADVRKARANLMAATGNLARAKAEADLAEKQHARTQGLRAEGLVSQADADTAAANTIAAKANVEALKGAVEQNRAALYQAEVNLAYTTIKSPIDGMVISRDVNVGQTVAASLAAPKLFTIAEDLRKMQVDTFVAEADVGKLAAGMAVRFTVDAFPNRRFQGVVREIRNAAQTVQNVVTYDAVIDVGNEDMALKPGMTANVSVVVAEKDDALKVPNAALRFRPPAELMPAGSGSGAVAEGGPPGAGSGRRRGGANGAGGPGGPGGPGGPEGGMRRRGPPGEGEGPQAFRGGGEGAEGGAPVTRRTVWILRDGKPQPVRITVGITDGTSTEVLEGELKESDELVISSSGGPSASGTSAPRGGGNPGMRRMF, encoded by the coding sequence ATGAAGAAGCGCGTCTTGACCTGGATCCTGACCCTCGCAGTCGTCGGCGGCGTCGTGGCGGGAATCGTCTGGAAGCTGCGTAGTCCCTCGGAGCCCGAGTACCGTTTCGAGACGGCGCAGGTGGAGCGCGGACGCCTGACCTCCTCGGTCACCGCGAGCGGGACGCTGTCGGCCCTGGTCACCGTCGAGGTCGGGAGCCAGGTATCGGGGCGCATCGAGAAGCTGTTCGTCGACTTCAACAGCGAGGTGAAGAAGGACCAGGTCGTCGCGACGATCGAGCCGATGCTCTTCCAGGCGGACGTGCGCAAGGCGCGCGCGAACCTGATGGCGGCGACGGGGAACCTGGCGCGCGCGAAGGCGGAAGCGGACCTCGCCGAGAAGCAGCACGCGCGGACGCAGGGGCTACGGGCCGAGGGGCTGGTCTCGCAGGCGGACGCCGACACGGCGGCAGCGAACACGATCGCGGCGAAGGCGAACGTGGAGGCGCTGAAGGGCGCGGTGGAGCAGAACCGGGCGGCCCTGTACCAGGCCGAGGTGAACCTGGCCTACACGACGATCAAGTCGCCCATCGACGGGATGGTGATCTCGCGGGACGTGAACGTGGGCCAGACGGTGGCGGCGTCGCTCGCAGCGCCGAAGCTGTTCACCATCGCCGAGGACCTGCGCAAGATGCAGGTGGACACGTTCGTGGCCGAGGCCGACGTGGGCAAGCTGGCGGCAGGCATGGCGGTGCGTTTCACGGTCGACGCGTTCCCGAACCGCAGGTTCCAAGGGGTGGTGCGCGAGATCCGGAACGCGGCGCAGACGGTGCAGAACGTGGTGACGTACGACGCCGTGATCGACGTGGGGAACGAGGACATGGCGCTGAAGCCGGGGATGACGGCGAACGTGAGCGTGGTGGTGGCCGAGAAGGACGACGCGCTGAAGGTGCCGAACGCGGCGCTTCGCTTCCGGCCTCCGGCAGAGCTGATGCCGGCCGGGAGCGGCAGCGGGGCAGTCGCCGAGGGGGGGCCACCAGGCGCCGGGAGCGGGCGCAGGCGGGGGGGCGCGAACGGGGCCGGTGGACCGGGTGGACCGGGTGGACCGGGTGGACCGGAGGGTGGGATGCGGCGGCGGGGGCCTCCAGGCGAAGGCGAGGGACCGCAGGCGTTCCGGGGTGGCGGCGAGGGGGCGGAAGGGGGCGCGCCCGTGACGCGCAGGACGGTGTGGATCCTGCGCGATGGGAAGCCGCAGCCGGTGCGCATCACGGTGGGGATCACCGACGGGACCAGCACCGAGGTGCTCGAGGGTGAGCTGAAGGAAAGCGACGAGCTGGTGATCTCGTCGAGCGGGGGCCCTTCCGCGAGCGGCACGTCGGCGCCGCGCGGCGGCGGCAATCCCGGGATGCGCCGGATGTTCTGA
- a CDS encoding ABC transporter ATP-binding protein: protein MSEAPIVVEELTKVYRMGDVEVRALRGVSLSIEAGSFTAIMGASGSGKSTLMNILGCLDRPTSGRYLLDGRDVSGFDVNQLAEVRNHSLGFVFQNFSLLPRTTALENVELPLIYGGVSSRERHRKAMAALERVGLGTRADHKPNQLSGGQQQRVAIARALVNSPRILLADEPTGALDSRTSVEIMALIQALGREGITVILVTHESDIAAYASRLVVVKDGLIQSDTRQVPEKAVVPEAGEPGATP from the coding sequence ATGAGCGAAGCGCCGATCGTCGTCGAGGAGCTGACCAAGGTCTACCGGATGGGGGACGTGGAGGTCAGGGCCCTGCGCGGGGTCAGCTTGAGCATCGAGGCGGGGTCGTTCACGGCGATCATGGGCGCGTCCGGCTCGGGGAAGTCGACGCTCATGAACATCCTGGGCTGCCTCGATCGGCCCACGAGCGGTCGTTACTTGCTCGACGGTCGCGATGTGTCGGGCTTCGACGTGAACCAGCTCGCGGAGGTGCGGAACCACTCGCTCGGGTTCGTGTTCCAGAACTTCAGCTTGCTGCCGCGGACGACGGCGCTCGAGAACGTGGAGCTGCCGCTGATCTACGGCGGGGTGTCGTCGCGGGAGCGGCACCGGAAGGCGATGGCGGCGCTGGAGCGGGTGGGGCTCGGGACGCGGGCCGATCACAAGCCGAACCAGCTCTCGGGCGGCCAGCAGCAGCGCGTGGCCATCGCGCGGGCGCTGGTGAACAGCCCGCGGATCCTGCTCGCCGACGAGCCGACCGGGGCGCTCGACTCGCGCACCAGCGTCGAGATCATGGCGCTCATCCAGGCGCTGGGGCGAGAGGGGATCACGGTGATTCTGGTGACGCACGAGTCGGACATCGCGGCGTATGCTTCGCGTCTGGTGGTGGTGAAGGACGGGCTGATCCAGTCCGACACCCGCCAGGTGCCCGAGAAGGCCGTCGTGCCAGAGGCCGGGGAGCCAGGAGCCACGCCATGA
- a CDS encoding ABC transporter permease: MNPLQTLFISARALLRNKMRSFLTTLGVIIGVGAVIAMVALGEGAKASVAAQFAAMGTDLLIVTSGSSMSGGARGGSGSAPTITWDDVNALRTQVRSVRYVAPNLRSTAQIVSEEQNWSTMVTGTTPEYFAIRNWPAGKGAMFTQGDVDTGTKVVVLGQTVATNLFGPETNPVGQLVRVNNTPFEVVGVAATKGQSAQGQDYDDVVFVPSSTFQAKIQGGLQKYLAGSLFIGADPALGTAAAQRDMTELLRERHLLRPGAPDDFMIRNLSEMANAQQEGTETMTTLLASIAAVSLLVGGIGIMNIMLVSVTERTREIGVRMAVGAKPRHILAQFLVESLSLSLLGGLLGIILGTVSAQQLSERFGWSMVIRADVTVIAVGFSALVGVIFGLYPAYKASKLDPIQALRFE; this comes from the coding sequence ATGAACCCGCTGCAGACGCTGTTCATCTCCGCGCGGGCGCTGCTCCGCAACAAGATGCGCTCGTTCCTGACGACGCTGGGGGTGATCATCGGCGTGGGGGCGGTGATCGCGATGGTGGCGCTCGGTGAGGGCGCGAAGGCCAGCGTGGCAGCGCAGTTCGCGGCGATGGGCACGGACCTCTTGATCGTCACGTCGGGCTCGTCGATGTCGGGCGGCGCGCGCGGGGGGTCGGGCTCGGCGCCGACGATCACCTGGGATGACGTGAACGCGCTGCGGACGCAGGTGCGGTCGGTGCGGTACGTGGCGCCGAACCTGCGCTCGACGGCGCAGATCGTGAGCGAGGAGCAGAACTGGTCGACGATGGTCACCGGCACGACGCCGGAGTACTTCGCGATCAGGAACTGGCCCGCCGGCAAGGGTGCGATGTTCACGCAGGGCGACGTCGACACCGGGACGAAGGTGGTGGTGCTGGGTCAGACGGTGGCGACCAACCTGTTCGGGCCGGAGACGAACCCGGTGGGGCAGCTCGTCCGGGTGAACAACACGCCGTTCGAGGTGGTGGGCGTCGCGGCGACGAAGGGGCAATCGGCGCAAGGGCAGGATTACGACGACGTGGTCTTCGTGCCGTCGAGCACCTTCCAGGCGAAGATCCAGGGGGGCCTGCAGAAGTACCTCGCCGGGAGCCTGTTCATCGGCGCGGACCCGGCGCTCGGGACGGCGGCGGCGCAGCGCGACATGACCGAGCTCTTGCGGGAGCGGCATCTGCTCCGACCGGGGGCGCCGGACGATTTCATGATCCGCAACCTCTCCGAGATGGCGAACGCGCAGCAGGAGGGGACGGAGACGATGACCACGCTGCTCGCCAGCATCGCGGCGGTGTCGCTCCTGGTGGGCGGGATCGGGATCATGAACATCATGCTGGTCAGCGTGACGGAGCGGACGCGGGAGATCGGGGTGCGGATGGCGGTCGGGGCGAAGCCGCGTCACATCCTGGCGCAGTTCCTGGTGGAGTCGCTGTCGCTGTCGCTGCTCGGTGGGCTCCTGGGGATCATCCTGGGGACGGTGAGCGCGCAGCAGCTCTCGGAGCGGTTCGGGTGGTCGATGGTGATCCGCGCCGACGTGACGGTGATCGCGGTGGGGTTCAGCGCGCTGGTGGGGGTGATCTTCGGGCTGTACCCGGCGTACAAGGCGTCGAAGCTGGACCCGATCCAGGCGCTGCGCTTCGAGTGA
- a CDS encoding GH92 family glycosyl hydrolase — translation MRSSTALAIALLTAACSSSDPERPAPGTPDPPGPETCYAPPEGDDPARVEAIAPFRRYVDPFIGTGGVGFGVGSAFPGPQRPFGMVRPGPDTTSPSGAIAFAHCSGYAYDDPFIYGFSQTRMHGTGIVDYGHIGLMPTLGMTAEKTTAAGRRIAYDKATERASPGSYDVTLADGVHVEITATERVALYRTTFPQGSDATLLLDIGHALPGVDIVDGQVDLDPASQQITGFAKVAGGYSGRYGGMPVYFAARFNQPFVTYGVFQGGALAQGEFSRTGGDVGAWASFDPQADGQVGVAIAISFVDVAHARMNLAEEASTFDFDAVRSDAEAAWESALSRMEIVARKESDLRIAYTALYHTLLMPTLATEVDGTYRGLDGDVHTAAGFTYYTDFSLWDTYRTLHPWLTLLYPERQRDMLQSMVAMGVEGGAPPKWPLGIGETGGMVGDSATVVFADSWARGLRDFDLGAAYDVLRASATTELPKGGRNHVLEYAEKGFIGIESGGSSGSSTLEYALDDFALATLADAHGRGDDATLFKERSGNWKNLWDAESGFLLGRHADGRFPSDDDHKAWQDYWAEGTTWHYTWFVPHDPHGLAETMGGRETFLRRLDDYFAMSTCQLAGKLLPKPYYWHSNEPVLFIPWLYGELDEAARAATWSRWALATEYGDGPDGLPGNDDGGTMSAWWLFTASGFFPRIATSEYLIGAPILPEITLKLPGGDFTITTTGPAHGVPVRATLDGQSLGRPRFDQSQIAAGGKLVIELADEARAWE, via the coding sequence GTGCGCTCCTCCACGGCCCTCGCGATCGCCCTTCTCACGGCAGCCTGTTCGAGCAGCGATCCCGAGCGCCCCGCGCCTGGCACCCCGGACCCCCCTGGTCCGGAGACCTGCTACGCGCCTCCCGAAGGCGACGATCCCGCTCGCGTCGAGGCCATCGCCCCCTTCCGTCGCTACGTCGATCCCTTCATCGGCACCGGCGGCGTCGGCTTCGGTGTCGGCAGCGCCTTCCCGGGCCCCCAGCGCCCCTTCGGCATGGTCCGCCCTGGGCCCGACACCACCTCGCCTTCGGGCGCCATCGCCTTCGCCCACTGCTCTGGCTACGCCTACGACGACCCATTCATCTACGGCTTCAGCCAGACCCGCATGCACGGCACGGGCATCGTCGACTACGGCCACATCGGCCTCATGCCCACCCTGGGCATGACCGCCGAGAAGACCACGGCTGCGGGCCGCCGCATCGCGTACGACAAGGCCACCGAGCGCGCTTCACCAGGCAGCTACGACGTCACCCTCGCCGACGGCGTGCACGTCGAGATCACCGCGACCGAGCGTGTCGCCCTCTACCGCACCACCTTCCCGCAAGGCAGTGATGCCACCCTCCTGCTCGACATCGGCCACGCACTCCCGGGGGTCGACATCGTCGACGGTCAGGTGGATCTCGACCCCGCGAGCCAGCAGATCACTGGCTTCGCCAAGGTCGCGGGCGGCTACTCCGGCCGCTACGGCGGCATGCCCGTCTACTTCGCCGCGCGGTTCAACCAACCCTTCGTGACCTATGGCGTCTTCCAGGGCGGCGCCCTCGCCCAGGGCGAGTTCTCGCGCACGGGCGGCGACGTCGGCGCCTGGGCCAGCTTCGACCCCCAGGCCGATGGCCAGGTCGGCGTGGCCATCGCCATCTCCTTCGTCGACGTCGCCCACGCCCGCATGAACCTCGCCGAAGAGGCGTCCACGTTCGACTTCGATGCCGTCCGCAGCGACGCCGAAGCCGCCTGGGAGAGCGCGCTCAGCCGCATGGAGATCGTCGCCCGCAAGGAGAGCGACCTCCGCATCGCCTACACCGCGCTCTACCACACGCTGCTCATGCCCACCCTCGCCACCGAGGTCGACGGCACCTACCGTGGCCTCGACGGCGACGTCCACACCGCGGCCGGGTTCACCTACTACACCGACTTCAGCCTCTGGGACACGTACCGCACCCTCCACCCCTGGCTCACCTTGCTGTACCCGGAGCGCCAGCGCGACATGCTCCAGTCCATGGTCGCCATGGGGGTCGAAGGCGGCGCGCCTCCGAAGTGGCCGCTCGGGATCGGCGAGACCGGCGGTATGGTCGGCGACAGCGCGACCGTGGTGTTCGCCGACTCGTGGGCTCGCGGCCTCCGCGACTTCGACCTCGGCGCCGCGTACGACGTCCTCCGGGCGAGTGCCACGACCGAGCTACCGAAGGGCGGCCGCAACCACGTGCTCGAGTATGCGGAGAAGGGCTTCATCGGCATCGAGTCGGGCGGCTCCAGCGGCTCCAGCACCCTCGAATACGCGCTCGACGACTTCGCCCTCGCCACGCTCGCCGACGCCCACGGCCGAGGTGACGACGCCACGCTGTTCAAGGAGCGCTCCGGCAACTGGAAGAACCTCTGGGACGCCGAGAGCGGCTTCCTCCTCGGGCGCCACGCCGACGGCCGCTTCCCCAGCGACGACGACCACAAGGCCTGGCAGGACTACTGGGCCGAGGGCACGACGTGGCACTACACCTGGTTCGTCCCCCACGACCCTCATGGCCTCGCCGAGACCATGGGCGGGCGCGAGACGTTCCTCCGTCGGCTCGACGACTACTTCGCCATGTCGACCTGCCAGCTCGCAGGCAAGCTCCTCCCCAAGCCCTATTACTGGCACTCCAACGAGCCCGTGCTCTTCATCCCCTGGCTCTACGGAGAGCTCGACGAAGCGGCGCGCGCGGCGACCTGGTCACGCTGGGCGCTCGCGACCGAGTACGGCGACGGCCCCGACGGCCTCCCGGGCAACGACGACGGCGGCACGATGAGCGCCTGGTGGCTCTTCACGGCGAGCGGCTTCTTCCCGCGCATCGCCACGTCCGAGTACCTGATCGGCGCCCCCATCCTCCCCGAGATCACGCTCAAGCTGCCCGGCGGCGACTTCACCATCACCACGACCGGCCCTGCCCATGGCGTCCCGGTGCGCGCCACCCTCGACGGCCAGTCCCTCGGGCGTCCCCGCTTCGACCAGAGCCAGATCGCCGCCGGTGGAAAGCTCGTCATCGAGCTCGCCGACGAAGCCCGCGCCTGGGAGTAG